A single window of Malus sylvestris chromosome 5, drMalSylv7.2, whole genome shotgun sequence DNA harbors:
- the LOC126622103 gene encoding ABC transporter G family member 1-like, producing the protein MASTINFNVHHKATEHEYGSAALEVETEVNNIDLAVLRRAGGGGGAGVQNNHHAKILEEGVLLTWEDLWVTVVSKKNNSTGSSSRSILQGLTGYAKPGELLAIMGPSGCGKSTLLDALGGRLNSNTRQTGKILINGHKQALTYGTSAYVTQDDTLMTTLTVKEAVYYSAQLQLPDSMTKSEKKERAEVTIREMGLQDAMNTRIGGWGVKGLSGGQKRRVSICFELLTRPKLLFLDEPTSGLDSAASYYVMSRIANLDKGDGTPRTIVTSIHQPSSEVFQLFDSLFLLSSGRTVYFGPASAANQFFTLTGFPCPTLQNPSDHFLKTINKDFEQDIEQGVTTPAEIAIDTLIRSYKESENFQHVQRQVAELCKQDLGEKLEKRNRAGFLTQCLVLTKRSFVNMHRDRGYYWLRLAIYISIALGLGTVYHELGHGYRSIQARGSLLMFISTFLTFMAIGGFPSFVEDMKVFERERLNGHYGVCAFAFGNTFSSVPFLVMISVIPGAIVYYLAGLQTGFEHFVFFSCVLFACMMLVESLMMIVASIVPNYLMGIIAGAGIQGLMMLSGGFFQLPSDIPGPVWKYPMYHIAFHKYAYQGLFKNEFKGTMFPASEAGGPFTLSGEQILRERWQVEMGYSKWVNVAVLLGMVVLYRILFLVIIKTTEKVKTIKTALLSTPPKRSMQVLANPSSTPVHGENH; encoded by the exons ATGGCTTCTACTATTAATTTTAATGTCCACCACAAAGCTACTGAGCATGAATATGGTTCAGCAGCACTGGAGGTTGAAACAGAAGTTAATAATATTGATCTAGCAGTACTGCGAAGAGCTGGCGGAGGAGGAGGTGCCGGAGTCCAAAACAACCACCATGCAAAGATATTGGAGGAGGGTGTTTTGCTGACATGGGAAGACTTGTGGGTGACAGTAGTTTCCAAGAAAAATAACAGTACTGGTAGCAGCAGCAGATCAATCCTGCAAGGTCTAACCGGTTATGCCAAGCCTGGGGAGCTCTTGGCTATAATGGGCCCTTCTGGCTGTGGCAAGTCCACTCTTCTTGATGCTTTAGGAG GGAGACTGAATTCAAACACTAGGCAAACAGGGAAGATCCTAATCAATGGGCATAAACAAGCACTGACTTATGGAACTTCG GCATATGTCACACAAGATGATACTTTAATGACGACATTAACCGTTAAAGAAGCAGTATATTACTCTGCTCAGCTGCAACTGCCAGACTCCATGACCAAgtcagagaagaaagagagagcagAAGTTACAATTAGAGAGATGGGCTTGCAGGATGCCATGAACACAAGGATTGGAGGTTGGGGAGTTAAAGGCCTTAGTGGTGGCCAAAAGAGAAGAGTTAGCATTTGCTTTGAGCTTCTCACACGGCCTAAACTTCTATTCCTCGACGAACCGACAAGCGGCCTTGACAGTGCAGCTTCTTATTATGTCATGAGCAGAATTGCAAATCTTGATAAAGGTGATGGAACTCCAAGGACTATTGTTACATCCATCCATCAGCCTAGCTCTGAAGTCTTTCAACTTTTCGATAGTCTTTTTCTGCTGTCTTCTGGAAGAACTGTTTATTTTGGTCCTGCTTCTGCAGCAAATCAG TTTTTCACTTTAACTGGTTTCCCATGCCCAACTCTCCAAAATCCATCGGATCACTTCCTTAAGACCATAAACAAAGATTTTGAGCAG GACATTGAGCAAGGCGTAACCACACCAGCAGAAATAGCAATTGATACTCTAATAAGATCCTATAAAGAATCTGAAAACTTTCAGCATGTTCAAAGACAAGTAGCTGAACTGTGTAAACAG GACTTGGGTGAAAAATTGGAGAAGAGAAACCGTGCTGGCTTTCTTACACAATGTCTCGTACTTACAAAAAGATCATTCGTGAACATGCATAGAGATCGAGGCTACTATTGGTTGCGCCTGGCTATATACATCTCCATCGCTCTAGGCCTCGGTACCGTCTATCATGAGCTTGGACATGGTTATAGATCTATTCag GCAAGAGGCTCGCTGCTCATGTTCATATCTACTTTTCTAACTTTCATGGCCATTGGTGGATTCCCTTCCTTTGTGGAAGACATGaag GTATTTGAAAGAGAAAGACTAAACGGGCACTACGGTGTCTGTGCATTTGCTTTTGGCAACACATTTTCTTCTGTTCCTTTCTTGGTAATGATTTCGGTAATTCCCGGGGCAATAGTTTATTACCTTGCTGGACTTCAAACCGGATTCGAacactttgttttcttttcttgtgtGTTATTTGCTTGCatgatgttggttgagagtCTTATGATGATAGTTGCTAGTATTGTGCCCAATTACCTAATGGGGATAATAGCTGGTGCTGGAATTCAAGGGCTTATGATGTTGTCTGGTGGATTTTTCCAATTACCAAGTGATATTCCAGGACCGGTGTGGAAGTACCCAATGTACCACATTGCCTTCCACAAGTACGCATACCAGGGATTGTTCAAAAATGAATTCAAAGGAACAATGTTTCCGGCAAGTGAAGCCGGAGGGCCGTTCACCCTCAGCGGCGAGCAaattttgagagagagatggcAAGTGGAAATGGGATATTCTAAGTGGGTGAATGTTGCTGTGTTGTTAGGGATGGTAGTTCTATATCGAATTCTGTTCTTGGTTATCATCAAGACTACAGAGAAAGTGAAGACTATTAAAACAGCTCTTCTGTCAACGCCTCCTAAGCGAAGCATGCAAGTATTGGCCAATCCCTCCTCTACCCCCGTGCATGGAGAGAACCACTAG